The sequence CTCGATTGCGGTGATCGGCCTGTACATCGCCTACGTCATCCCGACCTTCCTGCGGGTCCGCAGGGGTGCCGCGTTCGACCGCGGCCCCTGGCACCTGGGCCGCTGGTCCGGCGTGGTCGGAGTGGTCGCGGTGACGTGGGTGCTGGTGATCACTGTCCTGTTCATGCTGCCGCAGGTCTCCCCGGTCACCTGGCGGACCTTCAACTACGCCCCGGTGGCCGTCCTGGCCGTCCTCGGCTTCGCGGCGGTGTGGTGGCTGGCCTCGGCCCGCCACTGGTTCCTGTCCGTCGACCCGGCCCCCACACCGGCCGAAAAGTGACCATCAGCCCCCTCCCGCCCCCCGCGACGCGGCCGTGTCCCCGATACCCGATCGGCGACACGCCCCCGTCCGGCTATGCTCGGACAAGCAACATCGCCCGGGCCCTTAGCTCAATTGGCAGAGCAGTGGACTTTTAATCCATTGGTTGTGGGTTCGAGTCCCACAGGGCCTACCGCATCGCCCCCAGCTCAGAGCAGGATCGAGCTGGGGGCGAGTCCGTTTTAGGGGGGTTTCATGATCGCATGCTGGCCCGCTGCTGGCCCGAGGGGTCGCGGCAAACGAGACCGGGCGGCCACCCGCGAGGGTGGCCGCCCGGCTCCGCCTCGGCGTCCTCTCCGGGCCGTAGCCCAACGCCTCGGCGGTCTGAGGGGGCAGAGATTTAGGGTCGACCCTAATCACAGGTGATCACGCGGTCGAGAACGTGGACCCGTGCCACGCCCCACCCCGCCCGACGCCCGGGTCCTCGCCCGCCGTCGCGCCGTGGGTGATCAGATCCGCCGCGTGCGCTTGGCACACCACCTGAGCCAGCGTGATGTCTGCGAGCGGACCGGGATCGACATGGCGTCATACAGCCGCATCGAGCAGGGCCACGCCTCACCTCTGCTGGACACCTTGATCCGGATCGCCGATGCCATCGGTGTTCCTCTGGGTGATCTCGTTGGATGACGGCCGTCCCTGACGGGGGGCAGGGACGGCCGCTCGTCTCCAGCGCGGGGCCCGCGCCGTCGTCCGAGGCATCGCGCTGGAGATCTGACCGTGCCCGGCGGCGGCTGGCAGTGCTGCTGGGCACGGGGCTCATCTCATCGCTCGGATCATCGCGGTCTCCTCGTCGGCCAGGGCGTCGAGGTCAGTCACGGGGGTGACGCCTTCCAAGGTGATCACTAGGCGGGCGGCGAGGGTCCAGCGGATGCGTCTCGTGTCCGTGAACGCGACGCGGTGCAGGCCCTCACCGTCCTCGGGCCCGGGGACTCGTTCAAGGGTGAGCGGGTCGTAGACCGTACCGGCCACCCCCCAGACCGGCGTGCGCTCCACCAGCGCAGCCGCCCAGCCGCGGCGGTGGAGCGGTGGGCAGTGTTCGACGGCGAGCCGGGCGCAGACGGCGTGCACCGGTGGAGACGCCGTCGGCTCACCGGCGTAGAGGGCCTGGCGGGCGCCGGCGGCGAGGAAGAGCGTGCGCGCGTCCTTCCGGGTCCCGACCGTGGGCCCGCCGCAGAGCTGGCAGAGCAGGCGGCTCATCGCCTGCCGCTGCCGCAGCGCGTGAACGAGTCCGTGCCGCGGCCGGCCGCCCCGGGTGGCCGGCATCCGCATCCACGGCACGCCGTAGTGCCGCTCGACCTCCGTCTCGCCTCGGAGGCCGAGTTCCGTTCCTCCGAGGCGCCGGACCTTGGCCAGAGGCTGGGGCGGGATCTGCTCCTTGGACCAGGTCGTGATGAAGGGAACGGGGGTGCCGTCCCAGTACCGGACGGGCCGGATCGGGCTGGTGGCTGTGGTCATCGGGTGCTCGCCCTCCCGGTCAGGCACCGCAGGTGGGCGTACCCGATGCTGTGCCTGGTGGTGCCCTCCCACTTCACGGGGCCCACCAGCTCCGTCGGCAGCAGCGGTGCGGGGCAGACGACGCACTCGGGCTTCTTCCCGATGGCCTGCGCAGTCCGCTCGTGCAGGAGACGGCGGCCGTGACCGACGTAGCAGGTCTGACGCTGCCGGCAGGCCGTGCAGACGGTGTAGTGGGTGTGCCAGTCCGCCCAGGTGAGGTACCAGGCGAGCCGGGCCGAGTAGCAGCGCTGGCAGGCCAGGCGGCGGAGCGCGGCTGAGGGGGCCAGTTCTACGGCGGTGGCGTCCGCCGGACGGGTGCACCAGACGCATGCCTCGCCGGCCGCGGCCGTCGCGGGTAGGCGCCGGGGTACCTCGTACCAGGAGAGGCACTCGTGCACGTCGTAGAGCACTGCGGGGATCTGCACGGTCATCGGGGCAGCTCCAGAAGCAGAGTCCGCAGAGCCTGCATGACCGGGCAGGGCTTCAGGTCGTAGACGCACTGCGGGCAGGGGCCGGGGTGGGCGATGTACGCCTGGGCCGCGGCCCGCAGGGTGCACCGGTGGCAGCCGCGGAGGAAGAGCGTGATGCCGCCCTGGGCCGGGCGCTCCCCGAGGTCCACGGCGGTGGCGATGGACAGCCGCGTGGCGCACCAGGTGCACTCAGCTCCGCGCGCCTTGGCGGCGGGGAGGTCGTCCAGGGCTGGCAGGGGGAGCAGGGGGCGTAGATCTGCGGGGATGCGGGACAGGGTCCTCGGGGTGGACGTCATGCCCGCTCCTCAACGGTGGACAGGTCGGCCCACACCTGCTTCTCCCAGGGCCAGCGGGTGTAGCCCCAGCTCTTGGTGATGGCGTCCACCACCGCCAGCCCGCGCCCGGCGGTGGCGAGGGGGCCTGCGGTCCGGATGTCGGGACAGGCCTCAGGGTGCCTGTCGATGACGATGACCCGGACGGCGTCCGACGGCAGCCGGCGAACGATGACCCGGACGGTCGGTGTCTCGGTGTGCTGGACCGCGTTGGTCACCAGCTCGGTCACGACGAGCGCGGCATCGGCCAGCACGTCGAGCAGGCCCCAGTCCTTGAGGACGTCGATGACGAAGTGCCGCGCGTCCGGCGCGGCAGATGTCTGCCGGGGTAGTACGCGGACCTGCGGCAGGTGCCTGCGCTCCACGGCCATAGCGGCACGCCTCCACGGTCTAGTGATCCAACTCACAAGACGACTGTATGGAGGCGTACAACCTGTCATCCGAGCTGTCAGCTCGGGTGAACCACAGGCTCGTCAGACCAGGCCGATCCTCTCCGCCAGCTGCTCGGCCTGGCGTGCGTGCATCGCCCGGGCCCGCCGGATCACCGTCAGCACCAGCTGGCGCGCGAGCGCGGTCCGCGCGAGATCTTCTGGTGCGATCGCCTCAAGGCCGATCAGGGCCAACAGGGTTGCGGCGTCATCTCGCCGCTGGCTGTGGCACGCTGCCACCTCAAGACCGAACGTGAACTCCCGTTCCAGACTCGGCAGACCGCTGGTGTCGATGGCATCGGCGGTGTGCAGCGCCTCGCCCGTCTCGCCGGCCTCCATCTCGATGGACAGCGCATGAAGTGCCACGTTGGTGGGACCGAACACGGTCCAGCCGACGTTGCTGTGGTCAGGTACCGCACGAGCCGCCCGCGCCGCGTGCTCCCGCAATCGGTGTCGGGCTTCCCACCAGCGCCGTTGACGTGCCGCGCCCACCACGGCAACAAGATGAAGCGCGCCGCTCATCGCGGTCCGCTCGACCTCAGGCAGCCGTACGCCGGCCACCTGCTCGGCTGCTCGCAGCGCCAGTTCCTCTGCTTCACCAGGCTGGTCGGCGGCGAGGAGTACGTGCCCCAAGTTCCACTGGGCGGCGGCGATGCGCAGCGGGTCGTCGGCGTCCTCTGCGGCACGCATGGCACGGTCGGCGGCGATGGTGGCAAGGTCGACACGGCCGGTACGCCGGAGATATGAGCGGAGGAGACAGTAGAGATCGACGGAGGCGCGGAGCACTGCGCGCCGCTCGGCCGCGTCCGTTCCAGCGCGTGCGGCACGTACGGCGTGCTCCATGTCGGCGACCAAACCGGGCAGTGTCTCGGCGGCCTTGGTGAAGCGATCGCCGTCGCTCTGCCAGCTCCTCCAAGCGGCCTCGACCCGGTCCCGTAGTACGGCCGAAGACACGGGCGCCGTACTGCGGGCTGGTCCGTATCCGAGGAGGGCACGGCCGACGGCGACTTCCGCCGTGTCCGTGGGCTGCTGTTCGGCCGGTGGTCGATCGGACAGCAGTGCGGCGGCGGGCACGCCCAGCTCCTGGGCGAGCGCGTACAGGATCGGCAACGAGGGCACCTTCAATCCGCGTTCGATCTGGGACAGGTAGTCCGGAGAGATCCCGACCAGCCCCGCGACTGCGTCCTGCCGGCGCCCTCCGCGGTAGTGCCGGATCCGGTCCCCGATGGGGAGGTCTGCTGCAACCATGCGCCCACTCCTCGCTCCGTGTTCCGAGCGTAGGGTGCCGGATGCGCGGGGACCCTGCTGTTCCGAAGAGAGGAGGCCCCGGTGCTGGAACTGGTGCTGTGGGACATCGACCACACGCTGATGGCGACGGGCGGGTTCGGCCGAGAGCTGTGGGCCGAGGCATTCAAGCAGGTGACAGGGCTGGAGCTGCGAGAACAGGCGTCGGTGACGGGATCGACGGAGCGGGTGATCCTGCGCGAGACCGCCCGGCTGCACGGCGTCCCTTTCAGCGAGGCCCTGTTCGTCCGTTTCGCTGACGCACTGGGCGCTGTGCACGTCCGGCGGGCGGCCGAACTGCGGGAGCGGGGGCACGCACTGGCCGGCGCAGCGGGCGTTCTGGCGGCCCTCGCCGAGCGAGGCGTACGGCAGTCGGTGGTGACGGGCAACGTTCGCCTGGCGGCCGAGGTCAAGCTGGCGACGTTCGGACTGGACTCGTACCTGAACCTGGACCACGGGGCGTACGGCGAGGACGGAGAAGGGCGGCCGGAACTGCTGCGCGAGGCCCTGGCGCGCGCGGACGTAGGGGCACCAGCGGCGGTGTTCCTCGGGGACACCCCGGCCGACGTGACGGGTGGCCGCGACGCCGGCGTACGTGTGGTGGCGGTCGCGACAGGGAAGACACCAGCGGCCGAGCTGAGGGAAGCGGGCGCCGACGTCGTGCTGAGCGGCCTAGCCGACACCGAGCAGGTCCTCGACGTGATTGTGGCATGACGAAAGGGCCCCCTCCCGCCCGAAGGCGAGAAGGGGCCATGGTCAGACGCCCGTACGGTCGTACTCCTCCACCCGGGGCGGCGGGGCCGGCGGCTCGATACCGCGCTGCCGCATCAACCCGGTCAGCTCCGCAACGTACCCGGCGTACGCCCGCACCAGAGAGGTCAGCCCCTCGATCCGCCGCTCGCTCCGGTCCACCCGCCGTTCCAACGTCTCCCGGATCTCCCGGAAGGCCGCGAGGTCGGCCTGCCGCTGCGCGGGCTCGGCTGCGGCCTCGGCCGCCGTACGCTGCGCCTCAGCCGTGGTGCGGGCCGCCGCCCGCGTCGCCCGCGCCGCGAACAACCCCGAGCCCAGCAGGGCGACGGCGCCGAGCACCGACCCGATGATGCCGGCGACGACCCCCCACGCTCCGCTCACGGTGCCTCCCGACCTACGGTGTGGGGCACCTCGTACTCAGGCACGCTCGCGGCCCACAGGATGATGCCGACGTGGCTGGTGGCGTACCAGCCGAAGATGGCCAGGCCGCGCGGGAAGTCGCCGGCGGCCGACGCCCAGAGGAACGCGGCCCCCCACACGAACGGCGGGACCAGGGCGGCGATGAACCCGAACCGGTCGCGGCCGATCCGCAGCCAGGCCGAGCCGAACGTGACCGCGCCGCACACCACCCAGACCATCGCCCACCACCGGATGCTCCCGTGGTTGGTGAGCAGCTCCAGGCCGCGCGTCTCGGGCTGCGGGGTGAGGATGTAGCCCGCCCCGTAGCAGCACTTGCCGATGCCGAGGAGCGCGAGTGCGTGCCCGCGGCGGCCCAGCTTCTTGCGGAGCCGCCGGGCCGCCGCGCGCATCAGACGCCCGGTGCCGTGGACGCGCTGTTCTTCGGGCCGATGAGCCGGGCCGCGATTCCCTTGACGAGGGTCACGACGGCGGCCAGGCCGGCGGTGCCGGCGCCCTCCCAGAAGGAGACGGACAGCATGTCGGCCGGGCCGCCCGCGAGCGCGACGGCCCCGGCGGCGCCGAGGAATGTCCAGATGACGCGCTCGGCGAGGTCGCGTGTGTAGGTCTTCGCCGTCTTCACGACCATCTCGTTGCTGGGCAGGTGGAGCTGGGACATGGTGGATCGGTCCTCTCAGGTCAGACGTTGGGGACGTGGAGCTTGGCCCAGGACGTGGGGCCGGGTGGCCACCGGGCGTCCGCGCCGCTGTAGCCGAGGGACCGCTGGTACGCCTCGTACGCCTTGACGTCGGCCTCGCCGAGCGTGGGCCCGGCACCGACCCGGTAGTACCGACCGAAGCCGCGCGCGATGAGCCGCTTGCCCATCGCGGTGAAGATCTTCGAGGACCGGCCGATGGCGGGCTTGCTACCGGCCATGAACAGCTGCGCGCCTGGGAACGGCTCGTACTTCGGCCCGTTGGGGGCGGGGCCGCCGCCGGTCCCGGCCGGACGGGGCGCGCCCTTCTTCACCCACGCGTACAGCGGCCCGCCCGGGCACGCGGTCGGGTAGCCGTCCTTGTGCCCCAGGATCTCGTCCTCGGCGCCGTGTGCGCGCAGCAGCTCGATGCCGTCGCGGATCGCGCCCAGCATCTCGTCGGTCGGCTCGGTCAGGCCCTCGTCGCCGACCAGGCCGACGATCGCGTAGTGCGAGATGTTCAGCGGCTGGTTGCCGTTGGCGCCGGTCCGCCGGCCGATGCCGCGGCCCTCGAGGAGGTAGCCGTGCGGGCAGGCCCCGTAGTTGTAGGCGATGTCGGAGTAGTTCTCCTTGGTGTTCGCCAGGTGGGAGCGGCGGATCGCCTGCCACTCCGCGATGCACGCGGCGTGGTCGGTCAGCAGGTTCCGGCTGACCGGCGTGCCCTCGTAGTGGACCTTCACGCCGCGGGTGGTCGCCTGTAGCGGGGCGGCCGACGCCGGCCAGCCCAGCGCCTTGCGGGTGACGAGTCTCATCGGCTGGCCTCCTGCTCGTCGTCGGCGGCGGCCTGGTCGTCGGCGGTGTGCGCGGCGACGGCCGCCGCCGCGGCGATCCAGGCGCCCTGGACGGTGTCGCCGAGGTCGTCCCACGCGGGCATCGGCCGGCCGTCGTGGGTGAGGCCGCCGGTCGCCTCGCTGTAGGCGAGGTACGCGACCTGGCCGAGGTCGCTCGGGGAGTGCTGGGGCATGGGCCCTCCAGGGCGTGAAGAAAGCCCCGGCCGGACGGCGCGGGGCTTGGGGTGGGGTGGGGTCAGACGAGGATGAAGTCGGCGTGCATCCGCAGGTTGGAGCCCTGGCCGGTGGGGGATGTGGCGTCGCCGCGGATGAGGGACCCGTTCGACGTCCGCAGGGTGCAGATGCCGTCGTTACCGATGACGAACCCGCCCTGCGCGGTGCCGTCGTCCCAGCTGCCGTTGACGGTGCCGTTGTTGGGGCGGAAGCCTGCCGGCACGGTGCAGGTCTGGGTGTCGGTGATGTTGCCGCCGGTCACGGTGATGTCGGCCCCGGTGCGGTGCAAGTAGATGTCGACGGTGACGGACTTTCCGGATCGGGTGCCGCGGAAGTCGTTGAGGGAGAACCCGGACGCGACGACGAGCCCGCTCGCCGTGGTGACCGCGTCCGGACCGTCGTTCAGCCGGGCGGCCGTGATGAGCATGCCGGGTTGCCACAGGGTCACGTAGATCTCCTCACAGGGCGACGAACGAGGGGTCGGCGAGCTGGACCGGCGTGCCGGCCGTCTGCGCCTTGCTGACGCCGTTCACGCTGCGGACGACGGTGAACGCCTGCGGGGAGGTGGAGCCGGTGATGCTGGTGACCCGCATGCGCTCGCCGCCGACCGTGACGTCGAAAGGGAAGTCGGCCGGGTAGGCCGCGTCCGTGATCCACAGCGGCCCGGTGGTGACCGCCACGGACAGCGTGGTGTCACTCGTCCCCGCGCCGGCGGCGAGCTGACTGCCGTCGGTGGCCGCCCGCATCGGCGCCGGCCCCTTGAAGAGCAGGTCATCGATCCAGGCGGCGTCCTCACCGGCCGAGCTGCTGTTGTCCTTGGCGTACCGGAAGGTGACAGCGGTTCGGCCGGTGACGTCGATGGTCGTCCGCGTCCACCCGACCTCCCCTTGGGCGCGCAGCACTTGGGTTCCGTCGACCAGGACCACGAGCCGGTCGCCCTCGAAACCGGGCCCCGCCGGCTCGGAGGACACGCGGTACCAGAACGTCAGCTCCGTGGCGCCGTCCGGCACGGTCACGATGGCGTCCGACGTCTGGGCGTTGGCGATCGCGCCGGACTGCAGCGACCAGGTGCCGGTGTTGTAGCGGGTCTGCGACCGGTCCCACGGTGCGTTCCCGCCGCTGGTGATCGTGACCGCGTAGGTGCTGTCCTCGAAGTCCTCGTAGACGGCGGTCGCCGCCACGGTCCACGGGGTGGCCGGCGTGCAGGTCAGCTGGACGTCCCAGTCGTTGGGGTGGCCGATGACCTCGGTGTAGCCCTGCACGATCAGGTCGATGGGGCCCGGGGGGAGCCAGGCGGGCGGGTTCGCGATCTGGATGCGGTCGCCGGAGTCCAGCGCGGTGACCGCGTCCACCAGAGCAGGGGCGGCGGCCAGGTCCACGTTGACGACCGGGTAGCGGGCCTCGTCCACGGTGCCCATGTGCAGACGCCACGCGGCGTGCTGCGCGGGCTGGTCGTCGTCGTACAGGTTCAGGGTGACCGACTCGTCGTAGACACCGACCCCGTTGGGGGGTGCCTGCGTGGACAGCGGGCCCGTGTCGAGGGTGACCCGCGCCGAGGCGCCGCCGTCCCGGGTGACGGTGACGTCGTTGCGGACGGCCTGGTCGTCGTCCACCGGTTCCAGCGGCGGGGCCACGTGCCCGTCGACGGTGTAGTCCAGGCGCAGTGCCGGGGCCTGGCTGTACAGGGAGGCACGGTCGCGGTAG comes from Streptomyces sp. SCL15-4 and encodes:
- a CDS encoding helix-turn-helix transcriptional regulator — translated: MGDQIRRVRLAHHLSQRDVCERTGIDMASYSRIEQGHASPLLDTLIRIADAIGVPLGDLVG
- a CDS encoding ATP-binding protein, whose protein sequence is MAVERRHLPQVRVLPRQTSAAPDARHFVIDVLKDWGLLDVLADAALVVTELVTNAVQHTETPTVRVIVRRLPSDAVRVIVIDRHPEACPDIRTAGPLATAGRGLAVVDAITKSWGYTRWPWEKQVWADLSTVEERA
- a CDS encoding helix-turn-helix domain-containing protein, coding for MVAADLPIGDRIRHYRGGRRQDAVAGLVGISPDYLSQIERGLKVPSLPILYALAQELGVPAAALLSDRPPAEQQPTDTAEVAVGRALLGYGPARSTAPVSSAVLRDRVEAAWRSWQSDGDRFTKAAETLPGLVADMEHAVRAARAGTDAAERRAVLRASVDLYCLLRSYLRRTGRVDLATIAADRAMRAAEDADDPLRIAAAQWNLGHVLLAADQPGEAEELALRAAEQVAGVRLPEVERTAMSGALHLVAVVGAARQRRWWEARHRLREHAARAARAVPDHSNVGWTVFGPTNVALHALSIEMEAGETGEALHTADAIDTSGLPSLEREFTFGLEVAACHSQRRDDAATLLALIGLEAIAPEDLARTALARQLVLTVIRRARAMHARQAEQLAERIGLV
- a CDS encoding HAD family hydrolase; this encodes MLELVLWDIDHTLMATGGFGRELWAEAFKQVTGLELREQASVTGSTERVILRETARLHGVPFSEALFVRFADALGAVHVRRAAELRERGHALAGAAGVLAALAERGVRQSVVTGNVRLAAEVKLATFGLDSYLNLDHGAYGEDGEGRPELLREALARADVGAPAAVFLGDTPADVTGGRDAGVRVVAVATGKTPAAELREAGADVVLSGLADTEQVLDVIVA
- a CDS encoding peptidoglycan-binding protein — encoded protein: MRLVTRKALGWPASAAPLQATTRGVKVHYEGTPVSRNLLTDHAACIAEWQAIRRSHLANTKENYSDIAYNYGACPHGYLLEGRGIGRRTGANGNQPLNISHYAIVGLVGDEGLTEPTDEMLGAIRDGIELLRAHGAEDEILGHKDGYPTACPGGPLYAWVKKGAPRPAGTGGGPAPNGPKYEPFPGAQLFMAGSKPAIGRSSKIFTAMGKRLIARGFGRYYRVGAGPTLGEADVKAYEAYQRSLGYSGADARWPPGPTSWAKLHVPNV